One part of the Algibacter sp. L1A34 genome encodes these proteins:
- a CDS encoding glycosyltransferase family 4 protein encodes MRIGIIIGRIGGVDGVALETEKWIDVLKKLGHEVFIMSGEFESWNMDYEHDYLYPALSFFSVEAEWGQRKAFYEPDKDPGPLLEHVEKASNMIHDAMVKWVTNKKIDVLLSENASALPCHLSMGVAIKKLIKTTGLPIVTHDHDFHWERGQRYVSTHPEVNQYVDDNFPLLLPDVKHAVINTFGVETFKNRFDIDATLVPNVMDFNRIYGVPTPENQFFLRDLGIKEDEIALLQVTRIVRRKGIETAISLIDKLDDKKLKLVITGNNNDDENKEYYNELIDQIHQLNISSQIIFAADKVLDHKDLSDVYAHGRAATYFSTYEGFGNAFVETVLAKKPIFVNNYKPVYMQDIGCKGFETVMIEDGNLTPESVQQMSDIIYNPERCKEIGEFNFNLGKKHFSYEVLEEKLSSLFKF; translated from the coding sequence ATGCGAATTGGTATTATCATTGGTAGAATTGGTGGAGTGGACGGTGTAGCTCTTGAAACCGAAAAATGGATAGATGTCTTAAAAAAATTAGGCCATGAGGTATTTATCATGTCTGGAGAGTTTGAATCTTGGAATATGGATTATGAACACGACTATTTATATCCTGCTTTATCTTTTTTTTCGGTAGAAGCCGAATGGGGACAACGTAAAGCCTTTTACGAACCCGATAAAGATCCAGGTCCATTACTTGAACATGTTGAAAAAGCATCTAACATGATTCATGATGCCATGGTGAAATGGGTAACTAACAAAAAAATAGATGTTCTACTTTCCGAAAATGCTTCGGCACTACCCTGCCATTTATCTATGGGTGTAGCTATAAAAAAACTAATTAAAACTACAGGATTACCTATTGTAACTCATGATCATGATTTTCATTGGGAACGTGGTCAGCGCTATGTTTCTACACACCCAGAAGTTAACCAATATGTGGATGATAATTTCCCATTATTACTACCCGATGTGAAACATGCGGTAATTAACACTTTTGGAGTAGAAACATTTAAAAACAGATTTGATATAGACGCCACCTTAGTTCCTAATGTTATGGACTTTAATCGAATCTACGGTGTTCCAACCCCAGAAAACCAGTTTTTTCTTAGAGATCTTGGTATTAAAGAAGACGAAATTGCCTTATTACAAGTAACACGTATTGTAAGACGAAAAGGTATTGAAACTGCCATTTCTTTAATTGATAAGCTAGATGATAAAAAATTAAAACTCGTAATTACTGGAAATAATAATGATGATGAAAACAAAGAATATTACAACGAATTAATAGACCAAATACATCAACTTAATATATCTAGCCAAATTATATTTGCTGCAGATAAAGTTTTAGACCATAAAGATTTATCTGATGTTTATGCACACGGTCGGGCTGCAACTTACTTTAGTACTTATGAAGGTTTCGGAAATGCTTTTGTAGAAACAGTACTTGCAAAAAAACCAATTTTTGTTAATAACTACAAACCTGTATACATGCAGGATATTGGCTGTAAAGGTTTTGAAACCGTTATGATAGAAGATGGCAATTTAACACCTGAAAGTGTTCAACAAATGTCTGATATTATATACAACCCCGAACGATGTAAAGAAATTGGTGAATTCAACTTTAATCTTGGAAAAAAACATTTCTCTTATGAAGTTCTAGAAGAAAAATTAAGTAGTCTATTTAAATTTTAA
- a CDS encoding Crp/Fnr family transcriptional regulator, which yields MKAIIMKTTNINYSACRVELEEHELFKHLNEGAITSLLDNFKYTIWEKGTEFFAGDNNSNNFCIILSGRLKTCKSNYDTDRNYTLSLLEKGDVLDIMSLIDGHRHDINFTTIDEVEVLLTSMTKMRAWMEVNPAIYKTFMPYMACRMREMEANLTDNVLADIPTRLARLFMSNCNETKHLERINDLSHNEIAYMIGSTRAVVNRYIQQFKKDGIISVQRKHTDVVNYQLLSQRVHNQNYMLKNS from the coding sequence TTGAAGGCTATAATTATGAAAACTACAAATATAAATTATTCAGCTTGCCGAGTTGAATTAGAAGAGCATGAGTTATTTAAGCATTTAAATGAAGGCGCAATAACCTCTTTATTAGATAATTTTAAATATACCATATGGGAAAAAGGCACAGAATTTTTTGCAGGTGATAACAATTCAAATAACTTTTGTATCATTTTATCAGGACGTTTAAAAACCTGTAAATCTAATTATGATACAGATAGAAATTATACACTGTCATTATTAGAAAAAGGGGATGTTTTGGATATTATGTCACTTATAGATGGGCATAGACATGATATTAACTTTACAACAATTGATGAGGTAGAAGTGCTCTTAACTTCAATGACTAAAATGAGAGCTTGGATGGAAGTCAATCCAGCCATATATAAAACATTTATGCCTTATATGGCATGCCGAATGCGTGAAATGGAAGCTAACCTTACCGATAATGTATTAGCTGATATCCCTACACGTTTAGCTCGTTTGTTTATGTCTAATTGTAATGAAACTAAACATTTGGAGAGAATAAATGATCTCTCGCATAATGAGATTGCTTATATGATAGGTAGTACAAGAGCAGTAGTAAACCGTTATATCCAACAATTTAAAAAAGACGGTATTATTAGCGTACAGCGTAAACATACAGATGTGGTTAATTATCAACTGTTGTCGCAACGTGTTCATAATCAAAATTATATGTTAAAAAACTCATAA
- a CDS encoding universal stress protein, with protein MKRICIALDTSPSAEKIATLGFEYAKALKAKLVLVHVVSDAAEYAIDFDPIMDYSGSLIQQNIGLVDDFKTEAGKFLKSTANFLGEPEIEIKVLEGEPDYEILKFLKEWKADLLIMGTHSHSIIENVLMGNTAVRIVKHSTTPILIVPIKKAEKTS; from the coding sequence ATGAAAAGGATATGTATTGCTTTGGACACTAGTCCTTCCGCAGAAAAAATAGCAACTTTAGGTTTCGAGTATGCAAAAGCATTGAAGGCCAAATTAGTTTTAGTTCATGTAGTTTCAGATGCAGCAGAATATGCTATAGATTTTGATCCTATCATGGACTATAGTGGTAGTTTAATTCAACAAAATATTGGTCTTGTTGATGATTTTAAAACTGAAGCAGGAAAATTTCTTAAATCAACGGCTAACTTTTTAGGTGAGCCAGAAATAGAGATTAAAGTATTAGAAGGCGAGCCAGATTATGAGATTTTGAAATTCTTAAAAGAATGGAAAGCCGATTTATTAATAATGGGCACGCACAGTCACAGCATTATAGAAAATGTATTAATGGGTAATACTGCGGTGAGAATAGTGAAACATTCTACAACGCCTATATTGATAGTGCCTATAAAAAAAGCAGAAAAAACTTCTTAA
- a CDS encoding zinc-dependent peptidase yields the protein MAFIIAFIFLVAFAIYTLYVTKKKKAEKFPTNWHTLIIQHVNFYKSLPTTEQKRFQKRIMVFLSEINIESVGFDLEDLDKILIACSAVIPVFNFSEWHYKNLSTVLVYPDHFNEDLGFAQTDENRQIAGMVGTGQFEHQMILSRKALHGGFQKKSHIHNTGIHEFVHLIDKLDGLTDGVPETLIQQPYVIPWLKIIHKEMEAINNNKSDIRNYGGTNEAEFLAVASEYFFEQPKKMKKNHPDLYQMLKVCFRTKDKSKI from the coding sequence ATGGCATTTATTATTGCTTTTATATTTTTAGTAGCTTTTGCTATTTACACGCTTTATGTTACCAAAAAGAAGAAAGCTGAAAAATTCCCGACTAATTGGCATACCTTAATAATACAACATGTTAACTTTTACAAAAGTTTACCGACTACCGAACAAAAACGATTCCAGAAGCGTATAATGGTGTTTTTAAGCGAAATAAACATAGAAAGTGTTGGTTTTGACCTAGAAGATCTTGATAAAATATTAATTGCATGTAGCGCTGTTATACCCGTTTTTAATTTTTCTGAATGGCATTATAAAAATTTAAGTACTGTGTTGGTTTATCCAGACCATTTTAATGAAGATTTAGGTTTTGCTCAAACCGATGAAAATCGACAAATTGCAGGTATGGTTGGTACCGGACAATTTGAACATCAAATGATTTTATCACGAAAAGCACTGCATGGAGGTTTTCAGAAAAAATCTCACATTCACAATACTGGTATTCATGAATTTGTTCATTTAATAGACAAACTAGATGGCTTAACAGATGGCGTACCAGAAACTTTAATACAACAACCCTACGTTATTCCTTGGTTAAAAATTATTCATAAAGAAATGGAAGCCATAAATAATAATAAATCTGATATTAGAAATTATGGAGGTACCAATGAAGCCGAGTTTTTAGCAGTAGCTTCAGAATATTTTTTTGAACAACCTAAAAAAATGAAGAAAAACCATCCAGACCTATACCAAATGCTTAAAGTTTGTTTTCGTACAAAAGATAAATCTAAAATTTAA